A genomic window from Bombus pyrosoma isolate SC7728 linkage group LG8, ASM1482585v1, whole genome shotgun sequence includes:
- the LOC122570025 gene encoding LOW QUALITY PROTEIN: RNA-binding protein Musashi homolog 2-like (The sequence of the model RefSeq protein was modified relative to this genomic sequence to represent the inferred CDS: inserted 2 bases in 1 codon) — protein sequence MAAASFPPNFSNVGILENCAGMEAANGAIEHDFHNALVPINGSHSGSSGRSTPNGGDPAPGKLFVGGLSWQTSSEKLREYFGMFGTVTDVLIMKDPVTQRSRGFGFITFAEPGSVDKVLKCPIHTLDGKKIDPKHATPKNRAKQANRTKKIFVGGVSQDTSSDEVKAYFNQFGKVEETVMLMDQQTKRHRGFGFVTFENEDVVDRVCEIHFHTIKNKKVECKKAQPKEAVQPGALTLGKRVVLGALGVRLAPQPPLPVAAASQIVAAQAQAQVQAAAAAAAAAQVQNAVAGYGKLFASSYPALSAYRXXXXXXXXXXXXXXXAAAAAAAAAAATPAAAAAAAAAPANPYQGYSLTNVDMSSFQGVDWGSMYGMGMYV from the exons CGCCGGCATGGAGGCGGCAAACGGTGCGATCGAACACGATTTTCACAATGCCCTGGTGCCTATAAACGGTAGCCATTCCGGCAGCTCCGGCAGGAGTACACCGAATGGCGGCGACCCGGCACCTGGAAAACTCTTTGTCGGTGGCTTGTCTTGGCAGACCAGCAGCGAGAAGCTCAGGGAATACTTTGGCATGTTCGGTACCGTCACCGATGTCCTGATCATGAAGGATCCGGTTACACAG CGTAGTCGCGGCTTCGGTTTCATCACGTTCGCCGAGCCCGGTAGCGTGGACAAGGTGCTGAAGTGTCCAATCCACACATTGGACGGGAAGAAGATCGACCCTAAACACGCGACGCCGAAGAACCGCGCGAAACAGGCTAATCGCACGAAGAAGATCTTTGTCGGCGGCGTGAGTCAGGACACTAGCAGCGACGAAGTGAAGGCCTACTTCAACCAGTTCGGCAAGGTGGAGGAAACGGTGATGCTGATGGATCAACAGACAAAACGGCATCGTGGCTTCGGATTCGTCACGTTCGAGAATGAGGACGTGGTGGACCGCGTGTGCGAGATCCACTTCCATACGATCAAAAACAAGAAAGTCGAGTGCAAGAAGGCTCAGCCCAAGGAGGCGGTTCAGCCAGGCGCGTTGACCCTCGGAAAGAGGGTCGTTTTGGGAGCGTTGGGAGTTCGACTGGCGCCACAGCCTCCACTGCCGGTTGCCGCCGCCTCGCAGATCGTCGCGGCTCAGGCGCAGGCCCAAGTACAAGCTGCCGCGGCCGCGGCTGCGGCTGCCCAGGTACAAAACGCCGTCGCCGGATACGGAAAACTGTTCGCTAGCAGTTACCCGGCTTTGTCCGCGTATCG TNNNNNNNNNNNNNNNNNNNNNNNNNNNNNNNNNNNNNNNNNAGCCGCCGCCGCCGCAGCTGCCGCGGCAGCAGCCACTCCTGCAGCGGCTGCCGCGGCTGCGGCTGCGCCCGCCAACCCCTACCAGGGATATTCGCTCACCAACGTTGACATGTCCAGTTTCCAGGGCGTCGACTGGGGTTCCATGTATGGAATGGGCATGTACGTTTAA